cgcagccttctCCTCGTATCATAACTTGATTAGAAAAAGAACTGTAAGTACTTTCAGTTCATCTTTGCCTCCCTCCACCCATAGGAAAGATCCTGGCTCTGGCCTTGCCTTACTTGTCTACCCAATAGCAAGGTTTGAGTCACTGAAGGAGCCTTAGGggggaaaataaaaatctagTGGAGCTTCCCCTGTTACTTGTCCATGTTCCTTGTGCCTTCCTGATGGAATAGATCCAAAGTTTATAACCCTATATTTTGGACTCCATACACAGATAATAGATTCTAAGTAATGGGTGCCAGTCGTTTGTATAGACTGGGTCTTTCTGGTCAGGCACTTAGTTATATTACAGATACTATTCACTTGTTAAACAACTTTGAAGCTATGGATGAAATTGAAAGCTACACATTCTCAGGTTCCTCTTTGTATTAGTCACCAAATCAGAAAGCCAAACAAACCTAAAGAAAGTATACTctgttttaatttggtttttcaTGTTTGAAAGTCAGCAACTTTATAAGTGTTTTATGCTGCTGATCCCAAACATAGATAAAGAATGAGGGTTGGTCCCAATCCTAGACAAATAATGAGGGTTGGTGCTTCATGTCGACAATCGACATTGTAAAAAATTTTAGTCAAACCCTTTTGGATGGATCTTTAAACATTATGTTTTAGACCTTATGTTAGTTGTCTCCCAGAAGCGATGTGTTACACTATCATCCAGGTCTAATGGATAATGAACAAGGGTTACCTAAGGTGTCCCTTTTAAGCAATACACCGCTTCAGCACCCAATTGCGGTGACAAATGGGCAAAGGTTCTCGTACCATGGATGAGTATGGGTAAACAAGCTAGTCCAGATACGCCAAATTAGATAAGCATCTTGGAACATTGAACTCTAACGGGAAATATTTTAGAATTGATAAATAtaatgagaagaaaaataagaattagCATAGCTTGTATACAAGAGACTAGGTggaacggtaaaaaaaaaaaaaaactaaggaaTTATGTGGGAAGAAAATAGTAGGGTGGCATTAGTTGTAGATAAAGATTTAAAAATGATGTTACTGATATTTATAGAATTGGTGATAGGATCATATCCATCAAACTTATGTTAGGAAAATGGATAATCGATATGATTAATGCTTACAAATCCCAATTAGACGAAAATACAGAGATTTTGAAGCCATTGAATGGAAGTAGGCCAAACCGTCAAACGTGGAAATAACAATGCCTTGCTAGCCAGGGTATCAACGATCTTGTTGTTTTTCCGTGGAATGCAATGAAATGATATAGAGCCAAATGAGTTACATAGCTGCAGCACATCTGAAACGGCAGATGTAATAGAGAGAGGGATAGTAATCTTTGTTCCTTTCAGGATGTTGCCAACCTTTTGGTTATCAGATCCGACCTGGATGCTTTGAAAACCCATTGATGCAGCTTGAGAAAGAGCATTTCGGATGGCTATAGCTTCACCATGGATGGGGAATTTCGGTGCCAAGATAGATTCGTTCAAGgagaaaatattattattaatagGAGAGATCTAAATGGACATGTTGGAAAAGATAGTAGAGATATGGGTTTAGAACTGGGGTCATAATCTCTAAATGGACATGTTGGAAAAGATAGTAAGGATATGGGCTTAGCAAGAGGCGTTTACGGCACTAACTAAACTTCTCCCCACCTCCTTATGTCTATTCTCTCTATATATACTCTTGTCTCCCACCGGATGTGaatgtgaagaagatgaagctaGAGGAGGAGACCACAATAAGAAAAAGATTTCTGTACTGCTACCAAATAACTTAAGCCCATATAGCCAAGAGTGCCCTACAACCTGCTGGTCTTATAAGAAGTGAGACTTTGGCACCTAACTGAAGCTTTCCATTGTTTTGCATCCTGGGGCTCATGAAATCAGCTGCTAGTAGATCAACAAGGGCATGTAGATCAATATCCCAGCTGAAGCAGAGTTGAAAAGCCCTTCAATGATTAGTGCTGTTGGGCTATTCTTGTCATAAACATTTGTTGTTCCAATGCCCAATTCAATTCCATAATAGCAACAGAAATTGACTTGAATTTTTCCTACCAAAATCATAAAACCATGTTTAGCATATCACAAGACAATACATTAAAGTTCATTAGCTTTTTGTTGGTCTATTCTTAAAACACATCAGACTAGGGAAATAAATATTGGGCCAATAAGTCTCATATCAGCATGTGGCGCAGAGGTTAAGGAtacgtttggtaatgtttcaaGAAAACGTTTCTGACTCAGCATGTGGCGCAGAggttaaggctgcgtttggtaatgttttaagaaaacatttttgaagttttttcgttctataggaacgaaaaatgaaataaagcgtttggtgcaacatgttggtcacaggttcagaacttggaaacagcctctcctacGAAGTAGGGGATGAGGTTGCATACACAATGACCCTACCATACCTCGTTGTAGCAAGAGCCTTGTGCAGACGAGAAAATCAAAAATTGATTGGAATCAAAGAGGAATTGAGAAACAAAAGTACTGCAGAGAAAAGATAAATACCTGGGATATGCATCCACCAAGTCCCATGTCCACAAAGAACTGGTGGAAAGTCAAGGCTGCGACCAGAGGCTTCATGGTATTGGGGCTTTGAGAAGCTCCCAATGATAACAGTGTACCACAATCCCCAGCTCCGAACCTACTACATTCATCAGAAATCAAGGCCCTGAATTATATAATTaagttaaaatatatatatatatatatatatatattacaaatTCTCTCATGACCATGGCAGGAATTGCTAAAGTGGAGGACCAACCCTCACCCCACACAAAAACACAAACAGGGAAAAAGAGAGGGTGGGGATTAGATAACTCCATATCCAAGAATCCATCTaggaaaaacttgaaaatgtactaaagaaaacagaaaaagtcAGAATTTTGTAAATTGCAGCATAAGTTGTCCATCCAAAAGATTTGAAGAGACGAAGAAAAACAGAGATAAACGGGAAAAGAGAGGGTGGGGATTAATAACTCCATAACCAAGAACCCATCTAGGGAAAACTTGAAAATGCACTAAAGACAACAGAAAAAGAGAATTTTGTAAAATGCAGCATAAGTTGTCcacccaaaaagatttgaagaaaagaagaaaaaacagagataAACAGGGGAGGGGTAGGGAAGTAACCCATGCATCCATAACCAACGAAACTGAGAACCCTTTTCCCATAAAGTGGgttaaaaggaagaagaagaaaaaaaaggtaaagagaAAAACAGAACAGAGAAGCATACCCCCATTATGGTCTCCTCCTCtagcttcatcttcttcacattcacattcacatccCTTGGGAGATAGGAGTACAggaattgttatatatatagaGAGCAGAGCCATAAAGAGGCGGGGAGAAGTTGAGTCAGTGCCATAaacgcttctctctctctctctctctctctctctctctctctcatccctaTTTTGAaatgggttttattctctttataCTGAAGTCACACCAGATTGCCGCAACTTGTGAAAGTAGGAATGCAAGCAAACATCACAAACAAGTCTCTCCCTCACACACATTTCTATGCCTTTCTATAATGCTTTCGGTACTGTAAAGGAAGACGAAAGGAAATAAGAGAGTTTTTGGAAATCACAACTCTGCACGTCTGAAGATATATAGGTTACCTATTTTGTGTTATCAGTGATCTTGCAAAACCTTTCATGAAGGAAAAGTGCCATTTctaagaactcaaccccataaatccTTCCAAGGTGAAGGGACCAAAGATCATATCAATCCACATCAATCCTCATAAGAAATAGATATGGGATCAGCCCCCATTAGCTTATATGAAATCGTAACAAAATCGTTTACTGAAATCAAATCGAGTCGTTTACATCTAAATCgtgaaatcatttaataaatagaGAAGATGGTTAAGGCcctttcggtttttttttttttttttttttttttttttttttttttttttttttgagagtgATAGATATGCCACCAATATCAAGtacatacccaaccttttcccttacctatttaaccaagagcattaatgaaaaccaatttttttttttttttttaaacataaaaatggtttggtaactacatgacaaaaatggttttttgtgagaaatagtttagTATCTCTATGTATAAAAtgatttttgaagaaatgggtgaagagattcctttCACCATCTTCCTTGTAACTTTTTTTCTCCACTTTGAACTGAAGAAGAAggggcaaggggcttggatttctaattacaaagcaaataattactttacccctccatataGGGACTTTAAGTACATGTTCATTGAAGTTCAGCGTAAAAATAACTCAAAAtcaattttgaccaaaacaGATAAATGATTTTTAATCTCTTTTTGATTTGTATGgttaccaaatgcaacctaaattaaatgatttaatttgaatcaaaccatttaaatcaATAGTAAATCGTTAATCCCATTAATATATACATAacaagtttaagtcattcaaagTTAACATTGCATCCatttcaacaaaaataaataaataaatcaataaattaaattaaattaaataagccatttgatgatttgaataaataaataaatagagccCATTTAAAACCACTTAAATTGAAACTCATTTATaagttttcttgattttaatATTTGAAACAGTTTcttaaatgattcgattttagttttaccaaaaaaatcttACATCAAATCGAATCGAGCCATTTAACACTCTTATATGATACTGAAAGTAATCAAGTATTGCCTCAGATCTATTCCCTAGAACCAAACCAACGAATATATCAAATCGAAATGAAAAATGGACGAATGACAGGAATTGAACCCATATACGCTGAAATCCGTGACGTCTACGAGGGTGGTGTCATACTGTCATGGTTGGGTTGCTCTAGGCCGCCTCTGCGCCCTTCTCTACAACTGAATACCAAGTGTCCACGCATTCTCCGGTGGGACCAACCGCTGCCACCACGTCTAGCAGCTTTGATGTCTTGCTCGGTAAGTATCTCCTGGGTAGCCTTCTCGGCCGTGGCAGCTTCGCTAAGGTGTATTACGCTCGGTCTCTTGCCGATGTTTCCCACTTTGTTTTGAAAGTAATCGACAAGTCCAAGATCATAAACACCACCATGGAACCTCGCGCCTTAAACAAAGTCTCTGTACTGCATCGATTTCGATACAAAGATCATAAACCTTTTAGAGCCCATTTGTTTAGAGGTGTTTTGTTGGAGTAGAATCTAAGAGGTGGGTTAGTTGCACGAACTAATCATTCCCAATAAgattttaagattttaattgtttatttaacAAGGAGTGGGATTTTGAGGACACAACATTGGGTTTAAAATTTTTCCAGTCGgccttcacttcacttccttCCGAAGTCTTACAAAATTGATGGGACTTTTGAGGGGCAGTAAAATTCATTGTtcaattactctctctctctctcatatttgcatcttcttcttcttacttttctCATGCTATCTTTGGTAGTTTTCCGTCAAATCCTGTCGATTTTTCCGATAGTTCTTCGTTGGGGCTTGAAAACACCGACGGATGATTCGAAGGCGGTGATGCTAGAACCACGACTCGATTGTGATTGTGAACTGAGGCTTCCCATCAGAGACGATTTCTCGTCCAACTCGACCTGATCATCGAAGGCAGAGAAGCAAGGGTCAAGGGTTTAAACAATCACGGCTAGATAAGGGTTTAAACAATCGCTACTTTTTATCTCGATCGCTGCTAGACAAGGGTTtaaaaatctggaaaataatCGTGAAATACCATTGCTGGATTTCAAgggtttaatatatatatatatatatatatattgttaattaccattgatcttcttcttcttccacttaCGGTATCCAAAATGCCGATTTcaccttcttcgtcttcttcttcttccacctttGTGACGGTTTCACaagaatttaaataaataaataaataaataacctaaAATCGATTTGCTGAACATGTTAATAATATAAAACTGCAAAGCCCAAATCCAAAGCAATttctgattctctctctctctctctctctcataggtATGTTGTCTTAATCCCCCTTTgattctttatttctctctcttcccatccctcccccctttcttcctctcttctccttcttcgctTTCTCTGCATCTCTGTTCCtcatatttctgtttttttatggCATTGACGGGATTAGGGTTTctatgttttggatttagggtttccgGTACTGTTGATATTGTCATGGTCGATGCTCTGGCTAGCCCTGACGGTGGTGGTCATGGAAGTGGTGACCAGAGCCCCGTTCTAGAACGTCTTCTCTTCTATCTCTCCTCCCAGCTCCCATCCAACCAAACATGATGGGGGTGGGATGCTACAGTCATTTCATCACATCTTTACTTTCTTGTCTTTAATCCCACTAACATGTGAATCCCACACTGACAACAAACGGACCATTACAGTTATACACTATCCACACAAAGACGATGACCCCTTTTAGGGCTCTAAAAGTTAAAGGATAATTTGTGAATTATATATCATGTTTTAAAgttgatgtcatcacttaacagggtTTTCTAACAGAAGGGATAGGATAGGATAGGATAGGataggaggggaggggaggggaggggaggggagtggtATTTTTTAAAGTACATTGGGGGCAAGTGATAGTAAGGCAAAGTATAGGGTAGGGAAGGGGTACATTTAACCTTATTATGCGACTCTTTGACTATGTTTgataaccaagaaaagaaaatagggaaaaaatttGGTTGCTGCCTGGGTAGCTGTAACCCCCTGCtagcagccaaagaaatggaatattcacttccccctagggttcacaaatacccttctAGGTTATAGTATTTTCTAAAATGCCCTTtcagattctatttctttagcTGCCACAGGAGCTGCAACTCGTGCAGCAGTTAAATTTTGTCCAGAAAGTAGTCATGGATATAGCTCAACTGGAAGATGGTAAATTGTGTGGATAATTATATCAATGATATAAGTAGCTGCAAACCGGGCAGCAGCTAAATTTCGTCTAGAAAGTAGTCATGGATATAGCTTAACTGGAAGATGGTAAACTGTGTGGATAATTATATCAGTGATATAAGACACTCAATGGGAAAGGAGGATTCCTCAGAGTCACCAACAGAAGAGAAGGCAATGAAACAGTAGACAAGATGGTGGAAATGATATACTCTCTCATCTGGGCAGTTTGTGTATCAATTTGGAATATTTCAATGGAATGACCAgtagaaaattaaaaagatttcTCTACTGCTACCAACTATTTAAGCCCATATTGCCAAGAGGGCCATACAACCTGCTCCCATAAAAGGTGAGACTGTGGCACCTAATTGAAGCTTTCCATTGGCTTGCATCCTAGGGCTCATGAAATCAGCTGCAAGTAGATCAACAAGGGCCATGTAGATCAATATCCCAGCTGAAGCAGAGGTGAGAACCCCTTCAACGATTAGTGCTGTTGGGCTGTTCTCGTTGTAAACATTTGATATTCCTATGCCCATTGCAATCCCAACTGGCGTAGTGAGAGAGAAAAACATCGACATAATAGCAACAGACATTGACTTGAATTTTGCCTGTCAAAACCATGAGACAATACATCAATGTTCAATAGCTTTTTGTTGGTTTATTCTTAAAAAAACATATCAGACTAGAGGAACACGAGTGTGGATCAGCCACAGAGTTGGTTGTTGGGTAGATTCTATCTGTGTAGATCAGCCCGTgcgagaatgattctcatacgaAAACTTGATCGGCTCTCAAGGAGTACATATTGGGAAGAGAGAGTAATTGAGCAAAAGAATTGCAGTGAAAAAATAGATACCTGAGATATGCATCCACCAAGTCCCATTTCCTCAAAGAACTGGTAGAAAGTCAAGGCTGCAAGTAGAGGCTTTATGGTACTGGGGCTTTGAGAAGCACCCAACGATATCCCAATGATGACTGAGTGCACCACAATCCCCAGCTCCAAAACGTACCACATTCATCAGAAaattaagtaaaaaaatatataaatactcTCATAAACATGGCAGGAATTGCTGAAGTGGAGGACCAACCCTAACCCCACACAAAAACACAAACAGGtaaaaaagaattgaagaaaagaaaaatcagagatAAACAAACAGGGGAGGGTTGGGGAAGGAACCCATGAGTAAGgtcccgtttgattttgtttttgctgtttttgtatctagaaacaacagaaacagaaaaacccGTTTATgtgctaagaaatgattttgaaattacaaaaaagtgtttaatttttctgttttcagaaCCATTTTCAACAGCATGGTAGGTGGTGTTCTCGGGTTCAAGCCACGAGTGAAGGCATAACGTTGTAGGTATGCAGCTCATGAGTAAAGGCACGATGTTGGAGTTGCAAGTATGCttcgtggagatgagcttcaaaaggatgaaggcagTCTGAAACTGTGAGCTTCACACAACTAGGTTGGAGTCGTCGCTTCTAGgtagcgagaagtttcaacaatgggttgtgATTGGGGTAGGTTgagtgaagtatcgggtttttcacaaattttgtccctcccacttgtttctagaaacagaaaaacaagtttgacttgtttctccattcttgtttccagacacagaaataaacataaatttctatttctatttcgaaaaataagtgaaaccaaatagaaaaaacaaatggttttttgggtgttttttcAGTTATGAGCACAGAAAAACGgaaaaacaagtttttggaaacagaatcAAACCTAAATAACCAAGGAAACTGAGAACCCATCAATAAATACAAAGCAGAAATTTATAATCATACGGCTTACCTGCGAAATTACGCGATGGCGAATAAGATTGGAGGGACAGAACCTTCAGACACATGAGGAAGGCCTTGAGTAGCATGAGTATGAACAAGAACTTGACTTTCTCCTTTCTCATTTCCTACATCTCCTATCAATGCTTGTGACCTGGTGAATTAGCTGGTGGCTAAACTATCCACTAATAATGTTCCAATCGCTGCTAGCATTGCAATAAAACCCGTGAATGGAAAATCCCATGCCTTCCCTTTGGGGATTGGATTGGTTAAAGACTGAAATGCATCTGGTAACACATGAATGAACCCAGTTGCTAGAATCACACCAGCTGCGAAAGATTTTATTATAAAGAAGATATCTTTGTCTGGTTGCAGAGCTGGAACCATCTTCCCTATGATTGGCAAACATACCCCAATGCCACCAGCGACAAGAATAGATGCCAGGGCTGCGACTTTATACTTAAGAGCCAAACTCTTATTATGGTCTCCTCCTCTAGCTTCATCTTCATCACATTCACATCCAACAGAAGAGAAGAGTACACAcagaaaaaaacagaggaacaCGATGTTACTCTTCTTTATCATGATTGATTAGAGTAGAGATGgttctgagaaaaaaaaaagtaaagataatttttggtagaagaagAGTAGAGATAGTGTGTGAAGTGGAGTTATAGAGACTCgtacgactctctctctctctctctctctctctctctctctctctctctctctctctctctatgaacTGAGGAGTCCATAGCTCTAGTACCATGATGGAATATTCAAAGTAATCAATTCAGAATCCAAAGTTTTTTGAATTGGGATAATAACATATTAGTAttgtagtgttttttttttttttgggtataaagTATTATAATgtattaatatattaatataatattataCTATATTAATATACTATAATATATTGGTATCCCaattccatttgattttggttctaaTTGGTGGCACCTatttttatcccaaaaaaaaacttattggCTCTTATGTTGGAATCGAAAAGTAACCAAGCCTTGCCTCGTTCTATTCTCTAATTCTAAATTGTAATCAAATTTACTCAATTCAATTTAATTTCAATTATTCAGTCTagattcggttttgatttttcgATTCGattccaaattgacacccttggaAAGAAAGACATATCCTTATCTTGACGgttatctttctctctcatcctttATGTATAATGAGATCTCACCAGATTGATGCATTTTGTTAAAATCTCTAGTTCTTTCCATTGGATAAAGGATGACAAAGGAGACAGGTGagattttggaaattttttggaaatcacTAATTTGCACGTCTGAAGCAACACTGGTGAGCTGTTATACATCATTTCTACTACGTTGCAATAgagtcccaaaaaaaaaaattattggctCTTATGCTGAAATCGAAAAGTAACCAAGTCTTGCCTCGGTTCCATTCCCTAGTTCTGAATTGTAACCAAATTTACTCAATTCGATTTAATTTCAATTATTCAGTCTGAATTCGACTTTAATTTTCCGATTcgattctaaattgacacccttacaagGAAAGACATATCCCTATCTTTAggcctctctttctctctcatcctatATGTATAGTGAGTCCATAGCTCTAGCTCTAGGACCATGATGAAATATTCAAAGTAATCGATTCAGGATCCTAAAGTTAGTGATGTGGGATTATTCCTAACAACATTGATCCAAGAAAGTGACTTTCATCAACTTCCCCACCAAAAATATAAATCCCAAATGCTACActtcttattgtcttttaaccagtaatttattcaaattattaTAAGCCTAGCACAGCCCACTTTGCATTTAtgattctttaaaaaaaaaaaaaaaagccaaataCAGAGGACACAATcaactaaaatggaaaaaaaaatggatatcaTATATAGGTGCACATAAATGTAGCATAATTTCCTGCACTCAACGCCTTGCCACCGATTCAGCAGAGAAGAGATGCTTCACTCGTGAAAGAACCGAGTCATGGGCTGGATCATATGGGTGGTCCTTGGATGGAATCTCCAAAATTGCAGGAACTGGCTTGCTGTAGCTATCAACATGAAACCTGATCATGTTTGCAACctgaaccaaaatcaaataacATATGATAATATCCTCAGATTAATAGGCACCACTATTGATGAATAAAGCAGGACAGAGGTTAAACAAAAAGCAACAATATATATCACATATGGATGAGACAAGGTGAGCTCACCCAATCTAATACCATGGCTGAAAATGGCAGGTATTGATGTAATTATAAAGAATATGTGCAACAACTA
The sequence above is drawn from the Macadamia integrifolia cultivar HAES 741 unplaced genomic scaffold, SCU_Mint_v3 scaffold520, whole genome shotgun sequence genome and encodes:
- the LOC122069009 gene encoding zinc transporter 8-like is translated as MKLEEETIMGVRSWGLWYTVIIGSFSKPQYHEASGRSLDFPPVLCGHGTWWMHIPGKIQVNFCCYYGIELGIGTTNVYDKNSPTALIIEGLFNSASAGILIYMPLLIY